The following coding sequences lie in one Haematobia irritans isolate KBUSLIRL chromosome 3, ASM5000362v1, whole genome shotgun sequence genomic window:
- the LOC142230262 gene encoding uncharacterized protein LOC142230262 has product MSDNRSPPRKIKRQNCNCGELKEQIKKLREDLQKRDALLQEQVKFLAEEIAKQSSILKAIHSRENDVDALKRMFPINTEEKLREVNESILAENRQEYIQTLKGLIEPNGIKKNLRSILMPQITYDYNVDGVQGKKSLKGLCNFYSVLIDSIQCSGSGKPEEELRKAIQLQKKRHFKSISISKINKNLPQCPK; this is encoded by the exons ATGTCTGATAACAGAAGCCCCCCTCGCAAAATAAAACGCCAAAATTGCAATTGTGGCGAATTaaaagaacaaataaaaaagcTGAGAGAAGATCTTCAAAAACGAGATGCTTTATTACAAG AACAAGTGAAATTCCTGGCCGAAGAGATTGCCAAGCAAAGTTCAATATTAAAGGCCATACACTCCAGAGAAAACGACGTGGATGCCTTAAAAAGAATGTTCCCGATAAATACAGAAGAAAAGCTACGGGAAGTTAACGAATCAATATTGGCAGAAAATAGACAAGAATAT attCAAACCTTGAAAGGACTTATTGAACCAAATGGTATCAAGAAAAATTTGAGAAGTATTTTAATGCCGCAGATAACGTACGATTACAACGTCGATGGAGTGCAAGGGAAAAAATCTCTCAAAGGTTTATGTAATTTTTACAGTGTATTAATag ATTCTATTCAGTGTAGTGGATCTGGAAAGCCGGAAGAGGAATTGCGGAAAGCAATACAGCTGCaaaagaagcgtcactttaaaAGTATTtcgatttcaaaaataaataaaaatttgccacaatgcCCTAAATAA